AAGCAGCGAATGGAGATGGCGCAGCGGCTGGCTCTTGATTCCGTCGCCGTCAACTCTCTGAAGGCTCCGCCAAAATATCAGGATCTGAATTCCGTCTTCGACACAGCAAATCTGGTGGCCAATACCGACCTGATCTATGTCATCAACGATGCAGGGACCGTTGTCGCCAGTTCCGACTCGCCCGATTCCCCTCTGGTCGGTCGAAACTACACGTTCCGCCCCTATTTTCAGGAATCCATCCAGGGTAAGCCCTCAATCTTTCCGGCGGTCGGGGCGTTCACCGGGCAGCGCGGACTGCACCTGAGCGTTCCGGTTTTTGTTGAGAGCAAAACCCACCCGGCCGGCGTCCTGGTCCTTAAAATCGGCATCTCCGAAGTGGAAGATATTCTCGATCAGCGAGAAGAGAAAATTGCCTTTGTTTCCCCGGACGGGATTGTCCTCTCCAGCAACCAACCGGAGTGGTTATTTCATTCCACCCGCAGCATCCCCCTGGCAACCAGAGAACGGTTATTGCGGACAAGGCAGTTCGGCTTCAAAAAAATTGTACCTCTGCCCTTTGACAGCTCCCGGAATTGGGCGTGGATTGATAATAAAAAATACGCGATCGCCCATACGCCTATCATCATTCCGGGCTGGGAGCTGGTGTCCTTCAGCGATGTCAGTATCGTCAGACCCTTGCCAAACCTTTACAAGGTCCTGATCATCTCTTCGCTGAGCGTGACCGGAGCGCTGGCCTTACTGACAATCTCTCTGCTTTACAGCGTTCAGCGCCGGAAAAAGACCGAAGTCATGCTGATAAACGCAGAAAAAAAATATCGGAGCATCTTTGAAAATGCGGTCATGGGGATCTACCAGAGTTCCATTGAAGGAAGATTCGTCGAAGCAAGCCCCTCCATGGCAACGATTCTCGGCTATGACAGCCCGACGGATCTTATTCACGGCATCAATGACATCAAGCACAACCTGTATGCCAATCCGGAAGATCGCACGGTCTGGGTCAACCTGTTACGGGAAAAAGGCTGGGTCAACGATTTCATCACCCGCTTTCGGCGCAAGGACAATCAACTCATCTGGGTCTCGCTCTCCTGTCGCCTGACCCAGGGGATTGATAACAATGAGGATATGATTGAGGGATTCTGCCTTGATATTACCGAGAAAATCAAAGCCCAGAAGGAAGTTGAGAGCCAACACGCACAGCTGATTCAAGCCGATAAAATGATTACCATGGGCATTCTTACCGCAGGCGTTGCCCATGAGATCAATAACCCGAACACCTACATTATCTCCAGTGCCGAAATTCTGTCTGACGCCTGGTCGAGCGCCGCCCATATCCTGGAAGAATATTACCGGGAGCAGGCGGAGGACTTTCTGATCGGCGGCATGCCCTATACAACGTTCAGAGAAAACCTGCCGGCGCTGAGCGGACGGATCATTAACGGTTCACGCAGAATCAACAGAATCATCAAGGAGCTGCTGAATTATTCCCGGAAAGACACAATCGGCACAAACGAGCTCGTTGATGTCAACCGGGTGATGACGTCGGTTGAAACCTTGCTCAACAGCACCATCAGAAAAAGCACCAACCACTTCAGTATGCAGCTGGCCCCGGAATGCCCCCTGATTAGAGCCAATTTCCTGAGGCTTGAGCAGGTTGTCATCAACATCATCCAGAACGCCTGCCAGGCGCTTCCCGACCCCAATCGGGCCATCGTTCTCAGCACCGGGTATCTGCCTGAGACTCATGAGGTGGTCATCGCCTGCAAAGATGAAGGGGTTGGTATTTCCCAAGAGAATCTCAATATGATCACCGAACCGTTTTTTACCACCAAACGGGAATTGGCAGGAACGGGGCTCGGCCTGGCCGTCTCCTCTTCGATCATGCGTGATCTTGGCGGAACCATGACTTTCGAATCGCAAGTAGGACAAGGAACAACCGTCTTTTTAAAATTTCCCGAAGAACAGAAAAACAGCTAGGAGGCTCTGATGAGAAAACTTTCGCACAAACCCCTCCCCATTCTGGTCGTTGATGATGAGCAGGATGTGCTCGAATCCTTTCGACTGGCCTTGCTGTCTGGCGGGTTGCCTGCTGTCACCACCTGTGCGGACGGGCTGAAAGTCATGGATATCCTGGAACAGAACAGGGAAATATCCGTGATCCTGCTTGACCTGATGATGCCGAAAATTAACGGCCAGGACCTTCTGGAACAGATCATCGGCGCTCATCCGGGAATCCCGGTCATTGTGATCACCGCCATCGATGACCTCCAGACGGCGGTCAACTGCATGCGCCTGGGAGCCTTCGACTATCTGGTCAAACCGGTAGAAAAACATCGGCTGGTTTCCAGCGTCTTCAGAGCACTGGAAATTCTTGAGCTGGGACGCGAAAACCGGGCGCTGAAGGAGAGTTTCCTGAATGACAGCCTGAACCATCCCGAGCTTTTTGCACCGATTGTCGGTCGCTCGACCGCGATCCTGAAACTCTTCAAGTACATTGAAGCCATTGCCAAATCAACCGAGCCCGTCCTGATCAGCGGAGAGACCGGGGTCGGCAAGGAATTGTTTGCCCGGGCCGTTCATAACGCCTCCAATCCGGCAGGACCCTTCATCGCAATCAATGTTGCGGGCCTGGATGACCAGACTTTTTCAGACACCCTCTTCGGGCACCGCAAGGGAGCATTTACCGGCGCCGAAAGTCAACGCGACGGGCTGATCAAAACAGCGGAAGGGGGCACCCTGTTTCTTGATGAGATAGGAGATCTCAGCCTGATTTCCCAGGTTAAGCTGTTACGCCTGCTACAGGAGCAGGAATATTTTCCCCTCGGTTCCGATCTGCCCAAAAAATCAACCGCCCGCATCCTGGTGGCAACCCATTGCGATCTGGGCAAGACGGTTCAGGACGGAAGCTTTCGGAAAGATCTCTTCTACCGGCTGCAGACTCACCAGATCTGTATTCCTCCGCTGCGCAAACGCAAGGAAGACCTCCCCCTGCTGGTGGATGAACTGCTTGAGCGGGCGGCTAAAAAACTGCAGATCAACAAGCCTTCTTACAGCAATGACCTGTTGGCGATTCTGCTGAACTATGATTTCCCCGGCAATATTCGCGAGCTGGAAACCCTTCTTTTTGACTGTGTCAGTCGCAGCCAGGGAGGGCGCTTATCAATAACGACAATTCATGACCGCCTCACCAATACGGCAAGCAGCCTGTCCAGTGCTCGTCATGACAGCCAGAAAGACGGCCTGTTTGACCAATTTTCCGTTCTGCCGACATTAAAAGAGGCCACCCAGCAACTGATCAAGACCGCTCTGGAACGCGCCAATGGCAACCAATCCCTTGCCGCGCGCTTTCTCGGCCTGTCCCAACCCGCTCTCAGCCGCCGCCTGAATCGCGAAAAGGACAGATCAGCAACCTGTCACGATGACCTGTGACTCATTCATCAGCGTCGCCAATGCCCACTGGAGAAGGCATTGGCGACGCTAAAAAGGCTTATTACATAGGTAATGATCATGACCTCCCGAATAATCGGGATAACAAGCTAATATTCCTAGTTTTTCTTCTTGCCAGCCAATATCCCCATAACAATCTGCATTTTCCCCGCCCCCAAAAGACCCATTGAAACATCCGTTTTATCAGCAGGTTATAGATTTCTTACCGTTTGGTACAGCTGCTGCAATCCCCTAAGACAATGCATCGAACTTTCATCTACCGGAATGGATTGAAAGACGGTCAAGAGATAACGCCACAAGCGTTTATCAACTTACGAATCGTTGCGTTGGAGGATGAGCTATGCAACCAGCAACACACCAAGAAGGGCTTCCTCTGCAGGGGATTACCGTACTTGAATTGGGCCAGGTCATTGCCGGTCCGTTCTGTACCCGACTCCTTGCCGACATGGGAGCAAGCGTCATCAAAGTCGAACCCCCCGGCAAGGGCGATCCGATTCGCTCATGGGGAAAATCGCATAACGGCAGCACGGCCTGGTGGTCGGTCCATGCGCGGAATAAACAAAGTCTGACGCTAAATCTGAAACATGAAAAAAGCCGGGAGCTGGTTCTCAAACTAGCAGCCCAGGCGGACATCATTGTTGAAAACAATAAACCCGGACAGCTTGAAAAATGGGGCGTTGGTCCTG
This genomic window from Pelobacter seleniigenes DSM 18267 contains:
- a CDS encoding sensor histidine kinase; the protein is MKKPVFTVALLLLTLISVGFWVAQILGKQNQRELHTLGIESLANQLNHTIKQRMEMAQRLALDSVAVNSLKAPPKYQDLNSVFDTANLVANTDLIYVINDAGTVVASSDSPDSPLVGRNYTFRPYFQESIQGKPSIFPAVGAFTGQRGLHLSVPVFVESKTHPAGVLVLKIGISEVEDILDQREEKIAFVSPDGIVLSSNQPEWLFHSTRSIPLATRERLLRTRQFGFKKIVPLPFDSSRNWAWIDNKKYAIAHTPIIIPGWELVSFSDVSIVRPLPNLYKVLIISSLSVTGALALLTISLLYSVQRRKKTEVMLINAEKKYRSIFENAVMGIYQSSIEGRFVEASPSMATILGYDSPTDLIHGINDIKHNLYANPEDRTVWVNLLREKGWVNDFITRFRRKDNQLIWVSLSCRLTQGIDNNEDMIEGFCLDITEKIKAQKEVESQHAQLIQADKMITMGILTAGVAHEINNPNTYIISSAEILSDAWSSAAHILEEYYREQAEDFLIGGMPYTTFRENLPALSGRIINGSRRINRIIKELLNYSRKDTIGTNELVDVNRVMTSVETLLNSTIRKSTNHFSMQLAPECPLIRANFLRLEQVVINIIQNACQALPDPNRAIVLSTGYLPETHEVVIACKDEGVGISQENLNMITEPFFTTKRELAGTGLGLAVSSSIMRDLGGTMTFESQVGQGTTVFLKFPEEQKNS
- a CDS encoding sigma-54-dependent transcriptional regulator, yielding MRKLSHKPLPILVVDDEQDVLESFRLALLSGGLPAVTTCADGLKVMDILEQNREISVILLDLMMPKINGQDLLEQIIGAHPGIPVIVITAIDDLQTAVNCMRLGAFDYLVKPVEKHRLVSSVFRALEILELGRENRALKESFLNDSLNHPELFAPIVGRSTAILKLFKYIEAIAKSTEPVLISGETGVGKELFARAVHNASNPAGPFIAINVAGLDDQTFSDTLFGHRKGAFTGAESQRDGLIKTAEGGTLFLDEIGDLSLISQVKLLRLLQEQEYFPLGSDLPKKSTARILVATHCDLGKTVQDGSFRKDLFYRLQTHQICIPPLRKRKEDLPLLVDELLERAAKKLQINKPSYSNDLLAILLNYDFPGNIRELETLLFDCVSRSQGGRLSITTIHDRLTNTASSLSSARHDSQKDGLFDQFSVLPTLKEATQQLIKTALERANGNQSLAARFLGLSQPALSRRLNREKDRSATCHDDL